A DNA window from Callospermophilus lateralis isolate mCalLat2 chromosome X, mCalLat2.hap1, whole genome shotgun sequence contains the following coding sequences:
- the Nexmif gene encoding neurite extension and migration factor, giving the protein MDNEQDKTIAASANGENTLINGVKENDSENQEVAMKSFAALEAAAPIQPIPVVQKETLMFPRGLLPLPSKKPCMQSPPSPLDLIEAPEHAANSASVNAISLTSGVAKGLNTWSLPNECEKAPFAIMEPAGMSALNGDCLMQPSRTCLGCFMESKEAVDPEPGISLKVGDLNRDYETCAVSDIGIQCINAGENMKYGEQLLSDQLLGFPLHKSRAGDRREAEKPDIDLEDPAQKSYYEALLLDKCNTEEALLANSNQDWGYFETFISESKIELLDLCSKNELSVNLFSEEDVDNYMFDDDESTLGSDVCSLKIRYESFQDNVRDKTTLLMQEDAQFNFFPSVFTTCPKRESKSGTLKQSSDLSQFKVPDVSIIWGEEDKNLDKKKVKEEGHEDKGVETKDGKDNEEKPALNKPCSGTDVGQFKNSKQGHLTNSLETSGNYSDDSSFIEVSYDSMGEIKDCSRYMARDTNSGSSSSQQNYGLRAKRKVRYSEDYLYDVDSLEGEKVNERKEWLPGGSKEEDDDEWCPKKRRKVTRKEPPVIIKYIIINRFKGEKNMLVKLGKVDASETTVNLSENQLNKYAKLAPLKAFWQKKKKRNSNIDSIKTPLCQKQSFEPGSFEVSFLPPARKRKSKLGNRHRIQRIPSMETSASNKQVSFCSEQRQTNRKEDGGLKGTLKSAPLATASSANGSHLNDITGPDSVKVKAQDPEFKGPERKVLNKIKFKSEARLKSKKIKAGQESKPIVQMSPLLEDQSSKPNLKNEVIPGNSNSSHLSEFHEAKAAKNSTFLPTTCSSEMPLSSANVATNIPVIPGGYLQTLLDASDLSNNTNISYFTHHSPEQSESSLTPTEKSFVPLHPTQDCVLSSSSDSELQQSSLNFKMESSNYENAWPNKATSGTQEFMAEVSREIASNQSSEFEASQVVSMENNLPATTYNPVGLNSGGGSCNKVLYASVPDTQLQSDDSYQLCHFNNGDVCFPFQQGPVSMDDGRLFSFDSMAPLSVSSNNYCSLSLKSCEKDGDDDIADDFLAHCSPKLVIQQSIDEIVPLKESTDLLDISNFTPDKFRHSSLSEMSPPDTPSLSPQITRCETIKTLGTLKGFQDGVPGPLGSMEKIKWDCSTLSQQVQADDGFTLNNHQFQFHMFNDEDSISLLQKNPCLSTFNDPSGQISTNNKVSKSRKKSSPSKSGAMNQSSSQKNTRKKSPKVNNKGTEKPPGKTSRQVPKSTKKGKYMAAINGEKIQMGIGRGGGQTNSISSTGKTLADCTQHGGPVTSVKMPSQKGLSADWVLGKESNPGWSNMSMGTNTNSLLDDDQREFQEPSYILSNIASGMADVQRFMMASIEPLWEPMEHHGDPNAFYSPESNSLKLKTLKILAGTPQESKKKVNSGSPGTTKNHRSIKGVSKSNGKVATGDPGRADMPGYNEDSRSAFFDKKYSSMSTLGNNGPTHKKLYRHKSSSKALRDEKCKGKRMEREQVHKDEAGTASFEKLRDSDYNLLKAETAF; this is encoded by the exons ATGGATAACGAACAAGATAAGACTATTGCTGCCTCAGCCAACGGAGAAAACACTCTGATTAATGGGGTCAAAGAAAATG ACTCAGAGAACCAGGAGGTGGCAATGAAGTCATTTGCAGCCCTAGAAGCTGCTGCACCAATTCAGCCTATACCAGTGGTACAAAAAGAGACCCTGATGTTTCCTAGGGGTCTCCTGCCTCTGCCCTCTAAGAAGCCCTGTATGCAGAGCCCTCCCTCTCCTTTGGACCTGATTGAAGCACCTGAGCATGCTGCTAATAGTGCTTCTGTGAATGCCATCTCCCTGACATCTGGTGTTGCAAAAGGCCTGAACACATGGTCACTGCCCAATGAGTGTGAGAAGGCTCCATTTGCCATAATGGAGCCTGCAGGCATGTCAGCTCTGAATGGAGACTGCCTCATGCAGCCAAGCCGGACTTGCTTGggctgcttcatggaatccaaggaggcaGTAGATCCTGAGCCAGGAATCAGTCTGAAAGTCGGTGATCTAAATAGGGATTATGAAACATGTGCAGTCTCTGATATAGGGATTCAGTGCATTAATGCTGGAGAAAACATGAAATATGGAGAGCAACTGCTTTCAGACCAGCTCCTAGGCTTCCCCCTGCATAAATCAAGGGCAGGAGAtagaagagaagctgagaaaccTGACATTGACTTGGAAGATCCAGCTCAGAAAAGTTATTATGAGGCATTACTGTTAGATAAGTGCAATACAGAAGAAGCTTTGCTTGCAAATTCCAATCAGGATTGGGGTTACTTTGAGACTTTCATTAGTGAGAGTAAAATTGAACTGCTTGACCTTTGTTCCAAGAATGAGCTATCTGTCAACCTATTCTCTGAAGAAGATGTGGATAACTACATGTTTGATGATGATGAGTCAACACTGGGCAGTGACGTCTGCTCCCTGAAGATTCGATATGAGtcctttcaggacaatgttcgagACAAGACCACCCTTCTGATGCAGGAGGATGCACAATTCAACTTTTTTCCCAGTGTCTTTACTACCTGCCCCAAGCGGGAGTCTAAGAGTGGGACCCTGAAGCAGAGCAGTGATCTTTCCCAATTCAAAGTTCCTGATGTGAGCATCATCTGGGGGGAAGAAGATAAAAACTTGGACAAGAAGAAAGTCAAAGAGGAAGGACATGAAGATAAAGGTGTAGAGACAAAAGATGGAAAGGATAATGAAGAGAAACCTGCCTTAAATAAACCATGCAGTGGGACTGATGTAGGGCAATTTAAGAATTCAAAGCAGGGCCATCTTACTAATTCCTTGGAAACATCAGGGAACTACAGTGATGACAGTTCCTTCATTGAGGTCTCATATGATTCCATGGGAGAGATCAAGGACTGTAGCCGCTATATGGCTCGGGATACTAATTCTggcagctcctcctcccagcaGAACTATGGGTTACGAGCGAAGAGAAAAGTAAGATACAGTGAAGATTACCTATATGATGTTGACTCACTAGAGGGTGAAAAAGTAAATGAGAGGAAGGAATGGCTGCCAGGTGGTTCCAAAGAGGAAGATGATGATGAATGGTgtcccaaaaagagaagaaaagtaacCCGTAAAGAGCCCCCTGTTATTATCAAATATATCATCATCAATCGCTTTAAAGGTGAGAAGAACATGCTGGTGAAGTTGGGTAAGGTTGATGCCAGTGAGACAACAGTGAATTTGAGTGAGAATCAGCTCAACAAATATGCCAAGCTGGCACCTTTGAAAGCCTTCTggcagaagaagaaaaagagaaacagcAACATAGACTCCATCAAGACACCCTTATGCCAAAAGCAAAGCTTTGAACCAGGTAGCTTTGAGGTATCATTCCTGCCACCTGCTCGTAAACGAAAATCTAAACTTGGCAACAGGCACAGGATTCAAAGAATCCCATCCATGGAAACATCAGCAAGTAATAAGCAGGTTTCATTCTGCAGTGAGCAGAGGCAAACTAATCGCAAAGAAGATGGAGGCCTAAAAGGTACATTGAAGTCAGCACCTCTAGCCACTGCCAGCAGTGCAAATGGATCACATTTAAATGACATCACAGGCCCTGACTCGGTGAAAGTCAAAGCCCAAGACCCAGAGTTTAAGGGGCCAGAGAGGAAAGTGCTCaacaaaatcaaatttaaaagtgAAGCTAGGTTAAAATCCAAGAAAATCAAAGCTGGGCAAGAAAGCAAGCCAATTGTTCAAATGAGCCCTCTCTTGGAAGACCAATCTTCCAagcctaatttaaaaaatgaagttattCCTGGGAATTCAAACAGTTCTCATCTATCTGAATTTCATGAGGCCAAAGCTGCTAAGAATTCCACTTTCCTACCAACCACCTGCTCTTCTGAAATGCCTCTATCTTCTGCTAATGTTGCCACTAATATACCTGTTATCCCTGGAGGGTATCTGCAGACACTGTTAGATGCTTCTGACTTGTCAAATAATACTAATATCTCATACTTCACCCACCATTCTCCTGAGCAAAGTGAAAGCAGTCTCACTCCAACAGAGAAGTCATTTGTACCTCTCCACCCTACCCAGGACTGTGTACTCTCCTCATCCTCTGACTCTGAGCTGCAGCAGTCATCTCTTAACTTCAAAATGGAATCCAGTAACTATGAAAATGCATGGCCCAACAAGGCTACTTCTGGTACCCAGGAATTCATGGCTGAAGTCTCAAGGGAGATAGCCTCAAACCAATCCAGTGAATTTGAAGCATCTCAAGTAGTGTCTATGGAAAATAATCTCCCAGCTACAACATACAATCCAGTTGGCCTCAATAGTGGTGGTGGTAGTTGCAACAaggtcctatatgcctccgtgccAGACACCCAACTCCAATCTGATGACTCTTATCAATTATGTCACTTTAATAATGGAGATGTCTGCTTTCCTTTCCAGCAGGGCCCAGTCAGTATGGATGATGGTCGGCTCTTTAGCTTTGATTCAATGGCCCCACTCTCTGTCAGCTCAAACAATTACTGCTCCTTAAGTTTGAAGTCCTGTGAAAAGGATGGTGATGATGATATCGCTGATGACTTCCTGGCCCACTGCAGCCCCAAGCTAGTGATCCAGCAGAGCATTGATGAGATAGTACCACTAAAAGAATCCACTGACCTCCTGGATATCTCCAATTTCACTCCTGACAAATTCCGCCACTCTTCCCTCTCAGAGATGTCCCCACCTGATACCCCCAGTCTTTCTCCTCAGATTACCAGATGTGAGACTATCAAGACACTAGGAACACTGAAAGGGTTCCAAGATGGTGTCCCAGGACCATTGGGCAGCATGGAGAAAATCAAGTGGGACTGTAGTACCCTTTCTCAGCAGGTCCAAGCGGATGATGGATTTACTTTAAATAACCATCAATTTCAGTTCCATATGTTCAATGATGAGGATTCTATCAGCCTGCTCCAAAAAAACCCTTGCTTGTCAACATTTAATGACCCATCAGGTCAAATTAGTACCAACAACAAAGTATCAAAATCAAGAAAGAAAAGTTCACCCAGCAAGAGTGGAGCTATGAACCAAAGTTCTTCTCAGAAAAACACCAGGAAAAAGTCCCCTAAAGTCAACAATAAAGGGACTGAAAAACCACCTGGAAAAACCTCTCGCCAGGTCCCTAAGTcaacaaagaaaggaaaatacaTGGCTGCCATCAATGGAGAGAAAATACAAATGGGCATTGGCCGTGGAGGAGGCCAGACTAATAGCATATCCTCCACTGGGAAGACACTGGCTGACTGTACTCAACATGGAGGCCCTGTCACCTCTGTGAAGATGCCAAGTCAGAAGGGACTTTCTGCAGATTGGGTTTTGGGGAAAGAGAGCAATCCAGGCTGGAGCAACATGAGTATGGGCACTAACACCAACAGCCTCCTGGATGATGACCAACGGGAATTTCAGGAGCCTTCCTATATCTTGTCCAACATTGCCTCTGGTATGGCAGATGTGCAGAGATTCATGATGGCCTCCATAGAGCCCCTTTGGGAACCCATGGAGCACCATGGGGACCCCAATGCATTCTATTCCCCTGAGTCCAATAGTCTAAAATTAAAAACCCTCAAAATATTGGCTGGGACACcacaagaatctaagaaaaaggtcAACAGTGGGTCTCCAGGAACCACTAAGAATCACAGGTCAATCAAAGGTGTGAGCAAAAGCAATGGGAAAGTAGCGACAGGTGATCCTGGTCGTGCAGACATGCCTGGTTATAATGAGGACTCTCGctctgccttctttgataaaaagtaTAGTAGCATGAGCACTTTAGGCAATAATGGACCGACACACAAAAAGCTATATCGTCACAAATCCAGCTCCAAGGCCTTGAGAGATGAGAAGTGTAAGGGAAAGCGCATGGAGCGAGAACAGGTCCACAAGGATGAGGCTGGGACAGCTTCTTTTGAAAAACTGAG GGATTCCGACTACAATCTCCTAAAAGCAGAAACAGCATTTTGA